The stretch of DNA tctaccacttctgcttggaggctgttccacttatctcccaccctcccagtaaagtaagaCCTCCCtaaattacatctaagcctctgagtGTATTGTATTAAGAGCTAAAACGATCCAACATGTATTAAATACTGGAAACAACGTCAGGTTATTAAATAGGTTGGGGTAGTTTTTTCATTCTGTTATTTCTATAGAGAAATTCTGCAGTCAAACTGGAGGTTTTTTGAGGCTTGGCGGAGATcagtattaattaaataaatttttcCTGGTTCCTGACCTGCCAGCCTCGTTCAAGGTCATCGTCTCGGCCGCCCCGTCCCGTGACCTGTATCGATCGGCTGAGCCTGTGCCCGCCGAGGTGGTATTTACTCAGGTGCTGAGCCAGTGCCCGACGAGGTGGTATTTACTCGGGTGCTGAGGCTCCGGTGATTCACAGGCTTGAAGTGAATCCGTTGCTCTGATATTTTAAAGTGCCACGTGTGGCCGGTTTGGAGAGAATGAGCCCCTTCTTCGCGGTGGGGTTATCTGAGTCCAAGTTTGGAGGAATGAGgtgtttttacagattttaaataaacttttcaTGGCAGACAGAACTAACCTTTGTTGTACAGACGGTTCCAAAGCAGTGAGGGCAGGAGtgaagggggggggcagtggtgaagagagagggggggcagtggtgaagagagagagggggggcagtggtgaagagagagagggggggcagtggtgaagagagagaggggggcagtggtgaagagagagaggggaggcagtggtgaagagagagaggggggcagtggtgaagagagagagggggggcagtggtgaagagagagagagggggggcagtggtgaagagagagagagagggggggcagtggtgaagagagagagagagggggggcagtggtgaagagagagagagggggggcagtggtgaagagagagagagggggggcagtggtgaagagagagagagggggggcagtggtgaagagagagagggggggcagtggtgaagagagagagagagggggggcagtggtgaagagagagagagggggggcagtggtgaagagagagagaggggggcagtggtgaagagagagagggggaggcagtggtgaagagagagagggggaggcagtggtgaagagagagaggggaaggcagtggtgaagagagagaggggaggcagtggtgaagagagagaggggaggcagtggtgaagagagagagggggggcagtggtgaagagagagagggggggcagtggtgaagagagagaggggggggcagtggtgaagagagagaggggggggcagtggtgaagagagaggggggggcagtggtgaagagagagaggggggggcagtggtgaagagagagagggggggcagtggtgaagagagagagggggggcagtggtgaagagagagagggggggcagtggtgaagagagagagggggggcagtggtgaagagagagggggggcagtggtgaagagagagggggggggcagtggtgaagagagagagagaggggggcagtGGTGAAGGGCGCCTTTCATGCCCTATCCCGACAGTCGGAGAGCGTGTTTGCTTCATGTTAAGGATACCGATTAACTCTATTCCAGTAAATCCAGCTCTGTTCATACACCGGGTTACCGAAGGGCGTCTGGCTCGATTGTATGCCGCGTGCCCCCAGGTGCGAGGGGTTAACAGCAttcaaaacaagtaaaaaagtTTTGCAGACGGGGGCATAATTGAGCAAAAGCTGGGACATATCCTACCTATTACTCTTCGTATGCTTTTATTACCACTGATAATGCTCAGGCGTTTTAAGAGTTAAAAGGCGAAGCGCCTGGTGGTCTCGGCGGCCTTTTCTCTGGTGCTGCTTCATCCGACGGGGAACGATCTCGGCCTGAAGATTTCTCTGGGTGGGTAACGCCGGGGGGCTTCGTGTTTCATGGATTAACAAAATcgctcatattttttttttcttttcttccagaTGAACTTAAAGCTGAACTTGGCCAACAGAAGTAAGTAAAATATCTTTCGCAGAGCTACCATGCTCTTATAACAGGGGATTCTGGGGCAGAATATGAaatgtggtcttatcaccatagcaaccacagAATCAAGACATTCCACCAGCTCTGTTGATTTCGATATATCCATAATCCTCTTACTGGTAGCCTACTGGTTTGACTGTTAGATTTCAGCAAAAAAGGCTTTCAGGCTGCCTCATATCATTAAAACCGAGAAGgaacccccccaaaaacattGGTGTAAAATAAGACCCCCGCTGtacccctcctttttttttttttttttttttttttttttttttattcttttctggaAATTCTGTGTCGGATTTTTGTACTTAAAGGGTTCGGACGAGCTGAACCGGCGTGACGACAACTGGGATATCATGGAAGGAAatctgtgtttttaaaatgtgtgtatacacGAGTGTTcacaagtttggggtcactgagctgttttcatggaaaacaaggatattCATGGCTGCAACATAATTActaaagggtttctaaccatcaattagccttttaaacttaaatttggATCAAGGAACAGAacgtgccactggaacacaggagtgatgggagtgataaagggccactggaacatgggagtgatgaagggccaatgggacacaggagcgatgggagtgataaaggtccattggagcacaggagtgatgggagtgataaagggccactgggacgcaggagtgatgggagtgataaagggctattggaacacagaagtgatgggagtgataaagggccattggaacacaggagtgatgggagtgataaagggccattggaacacaggagtgatgggagtgataaagggccaatgggacacaggagtgataaagggccactgggacacaggagtgatgggagtgataaagggccattggaacacaggagtgatgggagtgataaagggcatctGTATggctatgaagagattccattaaaaatcagccgtttccagctacaatagtcatttacagcattaaccatGTATGCGCTGGATTTCTGTTATCCGTTTCAGGTTATTTTAATGGGGAAAATCTGCTTTTGTTTCAAAAACCAATACATttccaagtgaccccaaacttttgaagggAAGTGTGTATTCATATTCACTAGTTCTGAGTTAAGTTGTGTCGAAGTGCACATGTTGCAGGGTGTGTGACATTTTATTGCCCCTATGTCTTAAGTTCTGGGTGTAAATTGTTTGCTTAGGAGGGTGGAACTCGagcaaccagcccccccccattcctttAAGTAAGTAAGGCTTGTGGAAGCCGCACGTTTGCAACCTTTGATCTGTTTGTGAAAAGCACAATATGATGAGTTTTTAATATTCTATTTAGAACAATAAGAAGAATCTTCCAGGAAATCAAATCCTCGCGCTCTCTTGTGCTAATCAGATTTATTCActatttctctaaaaaaaaaacaaaaaacattttgaggaattcattcctttttttaagAACTGTGAGGTTTGGCTGCTTTGGTGCCATTAAAGGGaatctccagccatcatatgtccTCTAATGCAGATGATGGCTCAGAGGTCCCTTGAAATccatgtgaccccccccccccggcccgcAAGCCCTTCTTGGGTGGGGGCCTTCCTGAAGTAATGCTGTTTATAATGAGTTTGTGCAATGTTGTACGTTTAGCAGGTTTTAATACTGACTGGTTTGTTTCTTCTTGAAGAGATGGCTCGGCCCCCTCCAAAGCTCCGTTCATCGAAGCCGATAAATATTTTCTTCCGTTCGAGCTGGCCTGTCAGCAGAAGTCGCCCCGCGTGGTCAGCACCTCTTTGGACTGCCTGCAGGTTTCTGCTTAATCTTAACTATATGTTATATTGTGGCATTGACCAGGGAATTAATGCCGGGGTGATCAGAATGTTTAATGGCGGTAACTTTCTTCTTGTGTAGAAACTCATTGCTTACGGCCACATCACCGGCAATGCCCCGGACAAAGGATCCCCTGGGAAGCGTCTCATCGACCGCATCGTTGATACCATCTGTGAATGCTTCCAAGGTCCCCAAACAGATGAgggcgttcagcttcaaattattAAGGTAATtccagcattttatttttggacatttcatttttatttttcatatatttattggaatatcccaatattttttttttttttttttcaaggctcTGCTCACCGTCGTGACGTCTCCGTACGTCGAAATCCACGAGGGGACGATTCTCCAGACCGTGAGGACGTGTTACAACATCTACCTGGCAAGCAAGAACCTTGTGAATCAGACGACGGCGAAGGCCACGCTCACTCAGATGCTCAATGTCATCTTCATCCGCATGGAGAGCCAAGCGGTAAATCCAGCGCGAGCCTCAGCTGTGTTAGAAACGTTACCCGTGTGAAAGGTTTATACTTGTACTTAAATCTGTACCGGGGAAGACCGATACTCCTTAAAACGAtggtatttatgaaaaaaactaaACCAAATCTCGTGTGTATACCGTGGGGGGGGCAGCCAGCCGAGTGTCCTGGTTTCTCGCCATTAAATGACTCCTCTCCTGGGAGACGCATCAGACGCGGGTCACGACGACCAATGCTAGATGTGCCGCTTTTTTGCCCCAGAGCTCTGCTTCGTTGTGATAAGAGTCAGAAATAATGTAGGATTGGGACATCAATCTAGGAAAGAATCCTTTATGTGAATTTTTACCCGGGGTGTGCattatctgattttttttttttattttttttttcccaggttGAAGAAATGTCAAACTGTGAAAAATCTCATCAGAAACCCCACTCTCCCGCCATTCACAAACCGACGGGATCTCCACGGGCCTCCCCGCGATTACCCGGCCGGCGAGAAACTGAGCCTCCTTTACCGGAAGTCAGCGGCGCTATTACCAATGGGGATCAGAACCCAACTGGGAGACAGGAAGACGAGCACAAGGAGGGTAGCGCCACAACCGAGGTTAGTTCTAGCACAGAGATACAGAGCGGGGAAGACAGGACTGCGGAAGAACCCGAATCTGTCACGGAACCGGATGGCAGAGAAGACGAGACCGGGACAGAACCCAAATCTACCCCTGGACCGGATGCCACAGAAGATGAGAGCGCGAGAGAGTCCGCTTCGAGCTTGGAAGCAAAAGACGGTGGTGACAGAACAGCGGAGAAATCAGAACCGGGGAGCCACAAGGAGGTCAATTCTAGAGAAGCCGGTAAGATGCCTTCACCCGACATACTCTTCTGCATGCTGTATGACTTAACTCATGCTTAACCTCTTCTGCTTAATCTTGCTTCAGGCTTTTTTTGGAGAGCTCATTCATTTCTTGTTAAACGAACACTTgctttttcaccttttttagAACCAGAAGGTCAAGAAAAAACTCAAGAAGCAGCAATGTCTGAAGCGGAGGAGCCTCCTCCAGAAATAGTTCAGGCTAATGGGATTGCAGACGACGGGCAATCTGTGTCTTCTACGGATAACTTGGTACTGATTTAAGCAGCTTCCTCGCCTTTGGTTTGCACGAGATTTCCAAACTTAAGAGCCGCGTTGTATTAGTTTGGCCGTTAGGTTTAAATCTGTTTCATAAAGTGTgaaagttatctctccccttatagtaaataaaataatatatataatataaaaataaataatacaggacgtgtaataatgtaaattttttattgTGTAGGAATCCGATTCTATGCACGGTCAGCAAACTGGTGCTAGATTCTCTCACGTTCTCCAGAAAGACGCCTTTCTTGTATTCCGATCCCTCTGCAAACTTTCAATGAAACCCCTAGGAGATGGACCTCCGGATCCCAAGTGAGTGCGGTCACCAAAACCTCTCCCGCCGTGAGATGGACACCGCTGGCTGCCCGTCAGATGCCTCTTAGGTTAGGTTGACCGAAGCTTTCTGTGTCGTCTTCTCCCAGGTCTCACGAGCTACGCTCCAAAGTGATCTCCCTGCAGCTTCTCCTCTCCGTGTTGCAGAACGCCGGCCCGGTGTTCCGAACCCACGAAATGTTCATCAACGCCATCAAGCAGTACCTGTGCGTGGCGCTGTCCAAGAACGGCGTGTCCTCCGTGCCGGACGTCTTCGAGCTCTCCCTCGCTATATTCCTCAGTTTGCTGTCAAActttaaaaagcatttaaaaatgcaGGTCGAGGTAAGTCCTCCAAGGCCGCCGTCCGTCATGATTATACGTTGGCGCGTCGCGGGGAGGAAAAGCGTCGTATTTGTGAAAATACCTTAAAAGTTTACGTTATTTTTGttgtgtgattaaaccttcagaggaaagaatagaaagacagatctgctaaggttaaGTTGCTTAACGCTCTAGAGAGTGCAGTCAATGGTTTGCGTGATCAGAGTAATTAAACTTTAATTATCGCCTGGTGTAGATCTCAGCTTTCCaaatttgtctatttttaactttcactatttctttttttctctccccctttttttcttttttcttttgcaaagGTGTTTTTCAAAGAAATCTTCTTAAATATTTTGGAGACGCCCTCAAGTTCCTTTGAACATAAATGGATGGTCATTCAGACTTTGACGAGGATTTGCGCAGGTATCGGGTtcaatgcatttatatataattttgttatgaattttattaagaaaatggAAATTTACGCAGCCAGCGACGCCATCATAGGAAGGCAAAACTtgattttctctctttctccagaTGCCCAGTGTGTGGTGGACATCTACGTTAACTACGACTGTGATTTGAACGCGGCCAATATATTTGAACGGCTTGTTAGCGATTTATCTAAAATTGCCCAGGGGAGAAGCGGTCACGAGCTTGGGATGACGCCTTTACAGGTGAGAACATGCGTGAGCTCGcgctttattattataaagaagCAAAACGCGTTGGCAAAGTGTATAGAAGGCCCTGTATTCTAGTGGAGCTTTCACAGTTCTCAAGATAAAGTCGTAATGACCCAAACCAGTGGCTCTTTAGTCAAAAACTCCCTAGCGGTGGTGTGTTGGGGGGGACAACTATGGCACGACACATAAGGAACAACCCAAAATGGTTTTGATGGTCCTTAATTGCTGGTATGACCAAGAAATCCGGTTGGACGGTTTAGATGCAGGTCATAGTCATTAAGCCAGCCTGTATTTGACCCTAAACATTGTTTATGTTGCACGTTTAGGAGATCAGCCTCCGGAAGAAAGGATTGGAGTGCCTGGTGTCCATACTGAAGTGTATGGTGGAATGGAGCAAAGACCTGTACGTGAATCCTAACCATCAGTCCCATCTCGGTAAGCAGCCGCTGTGTTTTGAGCAGCGAAAGGTTTGCTGACGCCAAATCCCTTgttatccaaaataaagaagcagaggctcagcacttcaaataataaggtgagtttatttcacacaggcaacgtttcgacgcacaggtctttctcaaggcttgagaaagacctgtgcgtcgaaacgttgcctgtgtgaaataaactcaccttattatttgaagtgctgagcctctgcttctttattttggatttattgagggacttggtggtaccctggctcgtgcaccatttcactgctgagtgctgcattccaacctctctttttgtgtatgcTAAATCCCTTGTTATAACGCATTGTGAAGATTCGATGACTTCTGTGTCTTTTCTTGTGTCTTTAAGGCCAGGAAAAGAACTCTGATGTGGAAAGCAGCGAAAATAAGACCCCTGAAATATTAGGGCGCCGGAGCAGCGCCAGCTCTTTGGATTCGACTGTATCTTCGGGAATCGGTAGCTTCAGCACCCAGGCGTCCGTCGCAGACGACCCGGAGCAGTGCGAAGTCATAAAGCAGCAGAAGGAAATTATCGAGCACGGCATAGAGTTGTGAGTATCCGGTACCCTGTCTTATATCGCACGGAATCTTATATTGTGAATTTAATGAATAGATCTGTAGTGCTGTTTAGGATAACCGTATAGGAAGTCGGTAGATGCCCCCCGGTGTTCCTGGTCTTCGCCATGCTTAAGGAGAATTTAAATATTCTCTTAGATTTAACAAGAAGCCAAAAAGAGGAGTTCAGTTCCTACAGGAGCAGGGGATGCTTGGCTCCGCGCCCCAGGACATCGCTCAGTTCCTGCACCAAGAGGACCGTCTGGATTTTGTAAGCATGTTCGTTCCGTCCTATCTGTGAATCGCACGCCATCAAAATATCTTGCTCTTTAGTAATTGTAATTTAACTTAATTAATTGGAAATCAAAAAATGAAATTCTGCTTAAAAATCTTTGTGCATAGTTTTTTCAcggttttatacttttttaatttatttaaatatgaattaaatattattattattattattattaaacatttaaatgataGTTTAGCAGGATAATTAGCAAGGCCCTTGCTCTGGAAAGACTCCTTCCCCATTAACATTCTCATACGTTTAGGTTTTGAGGGCCGGTCAGACGTTcacttgagttttttttttttatcattttgtactttttttggtTCTGTAGACTCAGATAGGGGAGTTTCTGGGAGAAAACAATCGCTTTAACCGCGAGGTGATGTATGCCTACGTGGACCAGCTTGACTTCTGCGACAGGGATTTCGTGTCCGCTCTGCGCATGTTTCTCGAAGGCTTCCGTCTCCCCGGAGAAGCGCAGAAGATCGATAGGCTTATGGAGAAATTTGCTGCTCGGTATTTGGAATGTAATCAGAGGTAAGATGAAGAGATGAAAAAGGGCGATAAATGTTCTGGTGTAATACTTGGATTTAAGGAAATTGTTAAAACTCCAAGTTTTTAGGCATCTCCTTGGCTCTTATTAAGACTCTTATCACGAGCGGGTTCCAGGCTTTGTCGGTCTGGCTCAAGAGGGCTTTAGTTAGGAAATGGACCCCTGGTTGGGTTTCTCACGCGTTTGTTGTCTTTCATTTATAGGCAAACCATGTTCGCTTGCGCGGACACAGCGTACGTCTTGGCGTATTCCATTATAATGTTAACGACGGACCTTCACAGTCCTCAGGTATACCGTCTGCTGAGAGGGACAGActtatgattttatatttatgtgtatatatatatatatatatatatatatatatatatatatatatatatatatatataatgtgtgtgtgtgtgtgtgtgtgtgtgtatatatatatatatatatatattattttgtaatttgtgttttcatttgttatccaggtaaagaataaaatgacgaAGGAGCAGTACATCAAAATGAACAGAGGCATCAATGACAGCAAAGACCTCCCCGAGGAATACCTGTCTGCCATCTTCGACGAGATCGAAGACAAGAAAATTGCCATGAAGGAGACCAAAGAGTTTACAATCGCGACCAAATCCTCCAAACCGAGTACGAGTATGGCGAGCTTGAGCGTTTAGTAATGAGTTATCGTTTAGCCGCTGTAATGATTGGCGTTGGGTGCTGGTGGAGCTCCATGCTTTTAATTTGAGGAAAAGCCATTAAGGTGATATGGGCCCATCCCGGTATCTGCTGGCTGTTTTTTCTCCTATCAGACCCCTTCCCTATAGTAACATTTAGGGTTGTGGGTTTATATTTCAATATTGATAATTTctattaatttagttttttttttttgttttttttttaaattattggatgatatgaaaaaaaaaaaaaatacaaccttCTTACATTCGTTGTCTACCAGTCAAAGTCTGTgtgttgagccagaccacaacaTTGCTTCAGATTTAAACTTGAGTCCTGGGTTATAACCCCTGAAGCGTTATGAAGACATATGTTTACCATGTTACCGTCACGGCATCGACATTGTCCGCTTTCTCGTTATACTCCACGTTCTTTAAGACGTGTTTGTGGTTTCCCGGATTAGGTGTCGCCAGCGAGAAGCAGAGACGGTTATTGTACAATATGGAGATGGAACAAATGGCGAAGACGGCTAAGGCCCTGATGGAGGCCGTGAGCCACGCCAAAGCCCCGTTTACCAGCGCCACGCATCTGGATCATGTCAGGCCAATGTTTAAAGTACGTATGATCTCTCCGGCGGGGCTGTACCGTATATAGTATATAGGGGCCATATGGCATTGATCACCTCTACCTAACCAGCGATCTACTGGTTTGCAAGTTATAAGCAAGGGATGTACCTAGGAAATTGGGTagttggtttttttgtttttttttcttactttttattGACTTAATCTGATTTGAGCCGATTTAATTTCCTGCAGCTTGTGTGGACGCCGCTGCTGGCCGCCTATAGCATTGGGCTGCAGAACTGCGATGACAACGAGGTGGCGGGACTGTGCCTGGAAGGGATTCGATGCGCCATCCGAATCGCCTGCATCTTTGGCATGCAGGTCAGCAACCTCGCGGTGCATTCGCGCGCATGGATCGCTGGTGCAATACAAAACTGGATGATGGGAATATATGTCCCATCATTTGCTGAGtcgaattaaataatttaagtgTGCACCCTGATGAATTGAAAGGTTTCTTCAAAAATATGCACTTGTGGCCGCAGTGCCCTCAACAGTCCAAAACACAGGAATTCTTAATTCATCAAGAACCCCCCCAACcatcaataaatgtattttttcatagtAAGTCACACTTTACTTATAGTCCCTCAATATAGCATCAGAAATATAAAGCCTCTGTCACTTGCTGAAAGAAATCAGAACGCCTTTGAATTTCCATCCCTTTGGTGCGACTTCATTCGGAATTGAACGGacttgttaaaatgtattttatttccccTATTCTGATCTTCTGATAATATAAACAATGAAGATCTTTCTTTCAAGCGATGGTTTGGTGTTGCCTTATTGtgattatattatgtttatctcatttttattgtttgttccCCGTTTCTTGCGCAGCTTGAAAGAGATGCTTACGTGCAGGCGCTCGCCCGCTTTTCGCTGCTGACGGCCAGCTCCAGCATCACCGAAATGAAGCAGAAGAACATAGACACCATCAAGACTCTGATCACCGTGGCTCACACGGACGGAAACTACCTCGGAAATTCCTGGCACGAGGTACGAGCGGCTCCCGAGACTTAAGTAGTCGGGGGCGATGAGCAAATACTTATACATGATGTGATGTCACCACCTGCGTCGCGTGTGCTTTAACTAGACGGACATATAGCTACGGGTTGCCTGTAATATGGTGGGATCTGCCACCTAAACGGCTTGTGCTCACGATCTGCATCATTactgtattttgtgtattattgCCTTTTTATAATTTTCCCCAAATGTAGATTTTGAAGTGTATCAGCCAGCTGGAGCTCGCTCAGCTCATTGGAACGGGTGTGAAGACCCGTTACATTTCGGGAACCGGCCGCGACCGAGAAGGAAGCATAAAGAGCTACACGTCTGGCGGAGAGGAGTTCATGGGGCTGGGATTAAGTGAGAACCTTTCTGTGTACTTTTTGATTTTATGAGGGCATATTAAC from Spea bombifrons isolate aSpeBom1 chromosome 13, aSpeBom1.2.pri, whole genome shotgun sequence encodes:
- the LOC128470889 gene encoding brefeldin A-inhibited guanine nucleotide-exchange protein 2-like, translated to MQEKGEGDKTKSMFLTRALEKILADKDVKKAQNSQLRKACEVALDELKAELGQQKDGSAPSKAPFIEADKYFLPFELACQQKSPRVVSTSLDCLQKLIAYGHITGNAPDKGSPGKRLIDRIVDTICECFQGPQTDEGVQLQIIKALLTVVTSPYVEIHEGTILQTVRTCYNIYLASKNLVNQTTAKATLTQMLNVIFIRMESQAVEEMSNCEKSHQKPHSPAIHKPTGSPRASPRLPGRRETEPPLPEVSGAITNGDQNPTGRQEDEHKEGSATTEVSSSTEIQSGEDRTAEEPESVTEPDGREDETGTEPKSTPGPDATEDESARESASSLEAKDGGDRTAEKSEPGSHKEVNSREAEPEGQE